TTCGTCGAACCAAACAAGCCGGGCGACCCGTTTGAGGTGTCAGACGCCGACACCATGCTGAAATACCTGGCGCCGGAATTCAAAGTGCAGGAATCGGTCTCCTTGTTCACCAAGCCGGGCTGCCCATTCTGCGCCAAAGCCAAGCAGATGCTGCAAGAGCGCGGCATTCAGTATGAAGAGATCGTGCTGGGCAAAGACGCCACCACCGTCAGCCTGCGCGCCGTCAGCGGCCGCGCCACGGTGCCGCAAGTATTCATCGGCGGCCGTCATATCGGTGGCAGCGACGATCTGGAAACTTTCCTGTCAGCTTAATAAGTAATAACAAAGCCAACGTGAACTTTGGCGGGCTACGGCCCGCCCTTTTTTTACCTTTCAGGAGCGGATATGAAACTGTTGAACGTTGATGTCGCGGTCATCGGCGGCGGCACTGCAGGGCTCGGCGCCTATCGCGCGGCCAAACTTTCTACCCCCAGCGTGGTGATGATCGAAGGCGGGCCTTACGGCACCACCTGTGCGCGCGTTGGCTGCATGCCATCCAAGTTGCTGATCGCCGCTGCCGAAGCGGTGCATCAAATCGAACGCGCGCCGGGCTTTGGCGTGCACCCAACCGGTAATACCCGCATCGACGGGCGCGAAGTGATGGCGCGCGTCAAGCGCGAACGCGATCGCTTCGTCGGCTTCGTGCTGGAAGGCGTGGACGAGATCCCGGCCGGCGACAAAATTCAGGGCTATGCCCGGTTTATCGACGACAACACGCTGCAGGTCGATGAGCATACGCGCATCGTGGCACAGCGCATCGTGATCGCCACCGGTTCGCGCCCCAGCTGGCCGGCGCCATGGAACGAGTTGGGCGACCGTCTGATCGTCAACGACGACCTGTTCAACTGGGATGATTTGCCGCAGTCCGTAGCGGTATTCGGCCCCGGCGTCATCGGGCTCGAGCTGGGGCAAGCGCTGCACCGCCTCGGCGTCGACACCAAGGTCTTCGGCATCGGCGGCGCGGTTGGGCCGCTCACCGACAGCGCCGTGCGCGACTACGCCGCCAAAGCGCTGGGGGAAGAGTTCTATCTCGACGCCGACGTGAAGGTAGAGATGATGCAGCGCGAAGGCGACAAGGTGTTTATCCGCTATCGGGATCTGCAGGGCCAACCGCAGGAGATCCTGGTGGACTACGTACTGGCCGCCACCGGCCGCCGCCCCAACGTCGATCGGCTGGGCCTCGAAAACACCGGGCTGCAGCTTGACGCCCGAGGCGTACCGCTGGCCGACCGGCTGACGATGCAAACCAGCGTGCCGCATATTTTCATCGCCGGCGACGCCAGCAACCAGCTGCCGCTGCTGCATGAGGCCAGCGATCAGGCGCGCATCGCCGGTGCCAACGCCGGCAGCTTCCCGGAGATCAATCCGGGCCTGCGCCGCAGCGCGATTTCGGTGGTGTTCTCCGATCCGCAGATCGCCATGGTCGGCTCAACCTTCCGCGAGCTGAGCGAGAAGTTCAGCGCCTGCGGCTGCTTTGAAGTGGGCAACGTCTCGTTTGAGAATCAGGGCCGCTCGCGGGTGATGCTGCGCAACAAAGGCATTCTGCACGTCTACGGCGAGCAAGGCACAGGCCGTTTCCTCGGCGCGGAAATGATCGGCCCAGACGCCGAGCACATCGCACACCTGCTGGCCTGGGCACACCAGCAGCAGATGACCGTCGATCAGATGCTGGACATGCCGTTCTATCATCCGGTGATCGAAGAAGGTTTGCGCACCGCGCTGCGCGATCTGCAGGCGAAGCTCAAACTCGGCACGGCCGAAATCGAGCGCTGCCAGCGCTGCCCGGGCGAATAACCTCTCATTCTCCGTTCATCCCCACCGGGCCTTCAGGCCCGGTTTTTTGCGCAGCACTTTCCACATTTTCCTCCCTCCTCTTGCCTCACGGCCCTTCTGCGCTCATTTTTTATACTTCAACATTGAAATGATACCAATAATGATACTAAAATAGGGGGCGGCATGAACGAGATCAGGGATGACATCGCTGATTTGCAACAGCGGCAGAACAGCATCAAATTCGCCGAGTTAGCGAAAATCTGCGTGCGATGGTTTGGGCCGCCGCGCATAAACGGTAGCAGCCATCATGTTTATCGCATGCCCTGGTCAGGCGATCCGCGCATCAATATCCAACGCGGCAACAACGGCGCAGCCAAGGCATATCAGTTTAAGCAGGTCATCGCCGCACTGGCCAGAATGGAGGAAGAACATGGAAAAGCATGAACATTATACCTATCGCATCACCTGGTCAGCGGAAGATCGTGAATATGTCGGGCTGTGCGCCGAATTCCCCTCGTTGTCCTGGCTGGCGGCCACGCGTACCGGCGCACTGGAGGGTATCGAAAAAGTCGTGAGCGAAACGATCGCCGATATGCTGGCGCAAGGCGAAACGCCGCCGCAGGCGCTGGCGGAAAAAAACTTCAGCGGAAAACTGGTGTTGCGCATGACGCCGGAACAACACCGCAGGCTGGCGATCGGCGCGATGGAGGAAGGCGTGAGCCTGAACCGTTATCTGTGCGCACGCCTGGCGGGGTAAAGGTTCAAGGGCGGCGCCGGGCCGCCCTTGTCGTCGTCAGGCCAAACGCTGTTTCGCTGCGGCGATTGCCGCGGCCACCTGCTGCGGTGCGACGCCGCCTTTGGCCGCACGCTTGTCCAGGCAGGATTGCAACGCCAGGATCGGGTAAACGTCGTCACCGATCGTCGCGCTAAACTGCTGCAAGTCCGCCAGCGGCAGCGCTTCCAGCGGTTTACCCTGGCGAATCGCTTCTACCACCGCCTCGCCGACGATGTGGTGCGCTTCGCGGAACGGCACGCCCTTGGCGACCAGGTAATCCGCCAGTTCAGTGGCGTTGGCATAGCCCTGTTCCGCCGCTTCCTGGCAGCGCGGGCGTTTCACCTGGATGCCGTCCAGCACCAGCGCCGCCATCTGCAGGCAGTCCATCCAGGTGTCGAGCGCGTCGAACAGCCCTTCTTTGTCTTCCTGCATGTCTTTGTTGTACGCCAGCGGCAGGCCTTTCAGCGTCATCATCATGCCGGTCAGCGCGCCTTGTACGCGGCCGCATTTGCCGCGGATCAGCTCCAGCGCGTCCGGGTTTTTCTTCTGCGGCATCAGCGAAGAGCCGGAGGTCACGCGGTCAGACAGCTCGACAAACGCCGCTTCACCGCTGTTGAAGAAGATCAGATCTTCGGCGAAGCGCGACAGGTGCACCATGCTGATGGCGGCGTTGGACAGCAGTTCCAGCACATGGTCGCGATCGGATACGCTGTCCAGGCTGTTGCGGGTCGCCGAGGCGAAGCCCAGCCAACCGGCCAGCTGCTCGCGATCGATAGGATAAGCGGTGCCGGCCAGCGCGCCGCTGCCCAATGGGCTGACGTCCAGCCGTTTCAGGGTATCCTGCAAACGGCTCTCATCGCGCGCCAGCATCTCGACATAGGCCAGGCACCAGTGCGCAAAAGTCACCGGCTGCGCGCGTTGCAGGTGGGTATACCCCGGCATCACCGCATCCTGGTTGGCTTCGGCGGTCTCCACCAGCGCCTGCTGCAGCTGGACGATCGCCTGATGCAGATCGCCGATTTGCTGTTTGCACCACAGCTTCAAATCGGTCGCGACCTGATCGTTGCGGCTGCGGCCGGTGTGCAGCTTCTTGCCCAAATCACCGACCTTCTCGATCAGCTTTTGCTCCACCCAGCTGTGGATATCTTCAGCATCGCTTTGGACGATCGCCAAAGGATCGGCCTGGACTTCCGTCAATAGTGCATTCAGCGCCTGCTCCAGCCGCTGTTGCTCCGCCGCGGTCAACACGTTGACGGTCACCAGCGCCTTCGACCAGGCCACCGATCCCACGATGTCCTGCTCCGCCAGGCGATAATCGAACCGCAGTGAATCGTTGAGTTGCTTGAACCGCTGATCCGCCGCCTGAGTGAACCGTCCGCCCCAAAGTGCCATACCTATTCTCCTGAATTCTTTATGCGAAAGGGCGCAGCATGCTGCGCCCTTGCAGAGTCACGCCAATCGATTATTTATTCTTTTTCTCGTTCAACGCGCGGATGCGTGAAGACAGAGAGAACAGACGGATAAAGCCGCCCGCGTGGCTGTGATCATAAACCTCGTCTTCGCCGAAGGTGGCGAACTCTTCGGAGTACAGGCTGTTGGCGGATTTCTTCTGGATCGCCGTCACCTGGCCTTTGTACAGCTGCAGCACGACTTCGCCGTTCACCTCTTCAGCCAGCGCTTCGGCAGAAGCCTGCAGCGAGCGGCGCAGCGGCGCAAACCAGCGGCCGTCGTACACCACATAGGACATCTCCAGGCCCAGCTGCTCGCGCCATTTGAAGCTGTCACGATCCAACACCAGCTGCTCGACGGCGCGCAGCGCCGCCACCATGATGGTGCCCCCCGGGGTTTCATAGCAGCCGCGGGATTTGATGCCCACCAGACGGTTTTCCACGATGTCGATACGGCCGACGCCATGCTTGGCGCCCAGCGCGTTCAGGGTTTCCAGGCACTGGTACGGCGACAGCGCTTTACCGTTAACCGCCACGACGCGGCCTTTCTCAACGGTAACGGTCACCTGCTCAGGCTGATCCGGCGCTTCCTGCGGATCGACGGTCCACACCCAGCAATCTTTGTTCGGCGCGTTCCACGGGCTTTCCAGCACGCCGCCTTCGGTGGAGATGTGCCAGGCATTTTCATCGCGGCTGTAGATCTTCTCCAGCGACGCGGTCGTCGGAATATTGCGCTCTTTCAGGTAATCCAGCAGCGCCTCACGGGAACGCAGGTTCCACTCACGCCACGGCGCCACCACTTTCAGCTGCGGTGCCAGCGCGGTGTAGGTGGTTTCGAAACGCACCTGATCGTTGCCCTTGCCAGTCGCACCGTGGCACAGCGCGTCGGCGCCCACTTTCAACGCCAGCTCGACCTGCGCCTTGGCGATGATCGGCCGCGCCATCGAGGTGCCCAGCAGGTAGCTGCCTTCATACAGGGCGCCGGTCTGCAGCACCGGATAAACGTAATCGCGGATAAATTCTTCACGCAGATCGACCACGTGACATTCAGAGGCACCGGACTGCAGGGCTTTTTGCTCCACGCCTTCCAGATCGCTGCGCTCCTGACCGATGTCCGCCACGAACGCCACCACTTCACAGCCGCCATAGTTCTCTTTCAGCCATGGAATGATGGCCGAGGTATCCAGGCCGCCGGAGTACGCCAGAACGATTTTTTTGATGCCTTGGTTTTGCATGATCTATTCCTTTCTAATTCTAAAATTAAGCGAGGATCCGGGTGCCAATCGACACGCCGTTAAACAAAGCAGGAAGCTGATCGGCATGGCGCCAGCTGGCGATATCCACCGGGCGGCCGAGGGTGCGCGCCGCGTCGAGCGCCGCATTCACCTTCACCACCATACCATCGGTGATGATGCCTTGCGCGATCAGTTGTTCCGCTTTTTGCGCCGTCATTTCCGCAATACGTTGCCCCTTGCCGTCGAGGATGCCGCTGACGTCCGACAGCAGGATCAGATCCGCCCCCAGCGTCGCCGCCAAGGCCGTCGCCGCCTGATCGGCGTTCACGTTCATTAACTGCCCTTCGGCAGTGATGCCGATGGAGCTGACAACCGGCAGGTAGCCGGCGCCCAGCAGGGTATTAAGCAGCGCCGGCGAACCGGGCTGCGCGTTGCCGACGTGGCCCAATGCCGGATCGAGCGGGGTCACGACCGCGCTGCCGCCGTCCGCCAGGCTCAGGCCGACGGCGTTGATTTGGTGTTTAATCGCCCACGCCAGCAGGGTTTTGTTGGCGGTGCCGGCCAGCGCGCCGGTGATGATGTCTATCTGATCGGCCGGCGTGACCCGCAGGCCGTTCTTTTTCACCACCGGTAAAGAGAGCTGCTTCATCAGTTCGTCCACCACACAGCCGCCGCCGTGCACGATCACCAGCGGCCGCTGATGCTGCTGCCGGTAGCTGTCCAGCGCGGTAAACAGACGCTCCAGCGCTTCTTCACTGTCTAATAACACGCCACCTAACTTGATAATTAACGGGTTCATTGCTGTTTACTCACGCTGGTTTAAAGGAGTGACTGGGTTTCCGGGAAGCCGAAACGGATATTCAGGCATTGCACCGCCTGCGCCGCCGCGCCTTTCAGCAGGTTGTCTTCCACCGCTACGGCGATCAGATGCTCGCCCTGCACCGCAAAACCGATGTCACAGAACGGCAGCCCCACCACCGCTTTCAGCGCTGGCACGCCCTGGTCGTACAACCGCACCAGCGGCTTGTCGTCATAGGCGGCATGATAGGCGGCCGCGACGTCCTGCGCGGTCACGCCTGCCTTCAGGCGGCAGGTGATGGTTTCAAGGATGCCGCGCGGGAAGTTGCCCAGGTGCGGCGTAAAGATAACCGGCACGCCCAGGTGCGCGGCGATCTCCGGCTGGTGCCGATGAGTGAAAATACCGTACGGTTGCAGGCTCACTTCGCAGAAGCTGGTGGTCATGCTGGCCTTGCGCCCGGCGCCGCTGACGCCGCTGGTGGCGTTGATCACCGGCCACTGGTCGAGGTTCAGCAGTTGCTTTTCGATCAACGGCTTCAGCGCCAGTTGCGCCGCCGTCGGGTAACACCCTGGCACGGCAATCAGCTGCGCCTGTTTAATCTTGTCGCTCTGCCATTCCGCCAGGCCGTACACCGCCTGTTCCAGCAGGGCGCCATGCTGATGCTCGAAACCGTAGTACTGAGTATAAAAACCGGCGTCCTGCACGCGGAAGGCGCCCGACAGATCGAACACCACGCAGCCCGCCGCCAGGAAGACCGGGGCAATATCGTGGCTGACTTCATGGGCGGTGGCGAGGAACACCACGTCGATGTCCTGCGCCGCCTTGGTAACGTCGGTCAACGGCTGCAGCGGCAGATCGACGATGCCTTTCAACTGGGGATGGAGATCGGAAAGTAATTTTCCTGCATCTGCACTTTGCGCTGAAACCGCTAAAGCGGTTATGTTCATGTGTGGGTGGCGATTCAGGTAAGCCGTGAGCTCCGCTCCGGCGTAACCGCTGGCACCAACGATCAGCGTATTCAACATGTGGCCTTTCACCTTCTAGACTGACGTGCGGTCGCTTTCGACCCAGGTAACAGGGCTAGCCAGCGTTGTTGCGCCGTTCACCCACGGAGCCAGGCGTTGATGCTTTTATAAACATCCGGGTATCGGGTTCCCTTACGCTTCGGCTTACTGTATTTTTATTCAAAATAAATGCATGAATATTGATACTATCCTAACCAAAGGCTGTCAACAGTGAAGATGAAATTACCTCCATTTATTGAGCTGTACCGGGCGTTGATCGCCACTCCGTCGATCAGCGCCACCGATGCCGGCCTCGATCAGAGCAATGAGGCGTTAATCAACTTGCTGGCCGGATGGTTTGCCGACCTGGGCTTTCGCGTCGACGTACAGCCGGTGCCGGAATCGCGCCACAAATTCAACCTGCTGGCCAGCATCGGCGAAGGCAGCGGCGGCCTGCTGCTGGCCGGCCATACCGATACGGTGCCTTACGACGAAGGCCGCTGGACGCGCGATCCCTTCACCCTGACCGAGCACGACAACAAGCTCTACGGCCTGGGTACCGCCGACATGAAAGGCTTCTTCGCCTTTATTCTGGATGCGGTACGCGACATCGACGCGAGCAAACTGACCAAGCCGCTGTACATTCTGGCTACCGCAGATGAAGAAACGACGATGGCCGGCGCGCGTTATTTCGCCGCCTCCACCGCCATTCGTCCGGATTTCGCCATCATCGGCGAACCGACCTCGCTGCAGCCGGTGCGCGCGCACAAGGGCCACATGGCCAACGCCATTCGCATCGTCGGCCAGTCCGGCCATTCCAGCGATCCGGCACGCGGCGTCAACGCCATCGATCTGATGCATGAATCCATCGGCCGCCTGATGGAGCTGCGCAAAACCCTGCAGGAGCGCTACAACAATCCGGCGTTCGCCGTGCCTTATCCCACCATGAACTTCGGCCATATCAGCGGCGGCGACGCGGCCAACCGCATCTGCGCCTGCTGCGAGCTGCACCTGGATATCCGTCCTCTGCCCGGCATGACGCTCGATAATATCAACGAGCTGATGCATCAGGCATTGGAGCCGGTGAGTCAACGCTGGCCGGGCCGCCTGACCATCGAAGAGCTGCATGCTTCGGTGCCGGGTTACGAATGTCCGACCGACCACCGCATGGTGGCGGTGATCGAGGAGCTGCTGGGCACCCGCACGCAGGTGGTCAACTACTGCACCGAAGCACCGTTCGTGCAGCAGATCTGCCCGACGTTGGTGCTCGGCCCCGGCTCCATCGATCAGGCCCACCAACCGGACGAATACATCGACACCGCGTTTATCGAACCGACGCGCAAACTGCTGGGCCAGCTGGTCAACCACTTTTGCCGGCAATAAACCCGACATTTAACAGGGGAAATGCTTTATGCTTTCCCCTAACTCAAAATAAGTAGAAAACGGCGAAATAAGCCGTGCTGATAACCGACGCGCCGTAATTAAATTTCAGAAAAAGCGCCGATTTTGATGTTTTTTTGCTAAAAATAGTGTCAATTGACGATTGGACAGGAACGCGATGTGATCAGGCAGGCGGTCTGCGCCTGACGCGTGAAATTTATTTACAAGATAAAAATCATACAGAACTGGGTCAGGGGTTATATGAACGAACAATATTCGGCAATGCGCAGTAATGTCAGTATGCTCGGCAAATTGCTCGGCGATACCATCAAAGAAGCGCTGGGCGAGCATATTCTCGATCGCGTTGAGACCATCCGTAAGCTTTCCAAATCCTCACGCGCCGGCAACGAAGCGCATCGCCAGGAACTGCTCTCCACCCTGCAGAATCTGTCCAACGACGAGCTGCTGCCGGTGGCGCGCGCCTTCAGCCAGTTCCTCAACCTGACCAACGTCGCCGAGCAGTACCACAGCATTTCGCCCAACGGCGAGGCCGCCAGCAATCCGGAAGCATTGGCTCAGCTGTTCAGCCGTCTCAAAGACAAAAAACTCAGCGACAAAGAGCTGCAGCACGCGGTGTCGCAACTTTCCATCGAACTGGTGCTGACGGCACACCCGACGGAGATCACCCGCCGCACCCTGATCCACAAGCTGGTGGAGGTCAACACCTGCCTCAGCCAGCTCGATCACAACGATCTGGCCGACTACGAGCGCAACAAGATCATGCGCCGCCTGCGCCAGCTGGTGGCCCAGTCGTGGCACACCGATGAAATTCGCAAACACCGCCCCTCCCCGATCGACGAAGCCAAGTGGGGCTTCGCGGTGGTGGAAAACAGCCTGTGGGAAGGCGTGCCGGCGTTCCTGCGCGAGTTCAACGAGCAGTTGGAAAACTCCATCGATTACAGCCTGCCGGTGGAAGCGGTGCCGGTGCGCTTCACCTCCTGGATGGGCGGCGACCGCGACGGCAACCCGAACGTGACCGCCGAAATCACCCGCCATGTGCTGCTGCTCAGCCGCTGGAAAGCCTGCGACCTGTTCACCCGCGATATCCAGGTGCTGGTCTCCGAGCTGTCGATGACCGAATGCACCCCTGAGCTGCGCGCCCGCGCCGGCGGTGACGAGGTGCAGGAACCGTACCGCGAAATCATGAAGCAGCTGCGCAGCCAGCTGATGAGCTCCCAGGCTTATCTGGAAGGTCGCCTGAAGGGCGAGCGCGTGCTGAAGCCACACGACCTGCTGGTGAACAACGAGCAGCTGTGGGAGCCGCTGTATGCCTGCTACCAGTCGCTGCAGGCCTGCGGCATGGGCATCATCGCCAACGGTCAGCTGCTGGACACCCTGCGCCGCGTGCGCTGCTTCGGCGTGCCGCTGGTACGCATCGACGTGCGCCAGGAAAGCACCCGCCATACCGAAGCCATCGCCGAGCTGACCCGCTACCTGGGGCTGGGCGACTATGAAAGCTGGTCGGAAGCCGATAAACAGGCGTTCCTGATCCGTGAGCTGAACTCCAAACGCCCGCTGGTGCCGCTGAAATGGCAACCGAGCGCCGACACGCAGGAAGTGCTGGAAACCTGCCGGGTGATCGCCGAAGCGCCGCAGGGCTCGATCGCCGCCTACGTGATTTCGATGGCGCGCACGCCTTCCGACGTGCTGGCGGTGCACCTGCTGTTGAAAGAGGCCGGCTGCCCGTTCGCGCTGCCGGTCGCCCCGCTGTTCGAAACCCTCGACGATCTGAACAACGCCGACGACGTGATGACCCAGTTGCTGAACATCGACTGGTATCGCGGCTTTATTCAGGGCAAACAGATGGTGATGATCGGCTACTCCGACTCGGCGAAAGACGCCGGCGTGATGGCGGCTTCCTGGGCGCAATACCGCGCGCAGGACGCACTGATCAAAACCTGTGAAAAGGCCGGCGTGGCGCTGACGCTGTTCCACGGCCGCGGCGGTTCCATCGGCCGCGGCGGCGCACCGGCGCATGCGGCGCTGCTGTCGCAGCCGCCGGGCAGCCTGAAGGGCGGCCTGCGCGTTACCGAACAGGGCGAGATGATCCGCTTCAAATTCGGCCTGCCGGAAGTCACCATCAGCAGCCTGGCGCTCTATGCCGGTGCCATCCTCGAGGCCAACCTGCTGCCGCCGCCGGAACCGAAGAAAGAATGGCGGGCGTTGATGGACGACCTGTCCGATACATCCTGTCGGATGTATCGCGGTTACGTGCGTGAAAACCCGGACTTCGTGCCTTACTTCCGCGCGGCCACGCCGGAGCTGGAGCTGGGTAAACTGCCGCTGGGCTCACGCCCGGCCAAACGCAAGCCGAACGGCGGCGTGGAAAGCCTGCGCGCCATCCCGTGGATCTTCGCCTGGACGCAGAACCGCCTGATGCTGCCGGCCTGGCTCGGCGCCGGTGCCGGATTACAGGAAGCGGTGAAAGCAGGCAAACAGGCGGAGCTGGAGGCGATGTGCCGCGACTGGCCATTCTTCTCCACCCGCATCGCCATGCTGGAAATGGTGTTCGCCAAGGCCGACCTGTGGCTGGCGGAATACTACGATCAGCGCCTGGTGGATAAGTCGCTGTGGCCGCTGGGCCAACAGTTGCGCGATCAGCTGGAAAGTGACATCAAGGTGGTGCTGACCATCGCCAACGATGCGCACCTGATGGAAGACCTGCCGTGGATCGCCGAATCTATCGCGCTGCGCAACGTTTATACCGACCCGCTGAACGTCTTGCAGGCCGAACTGCTGCACCGTTCGCGTCAGCAGGAACAGCCGGACGCCCGCGTCGAGCAGGCGCTGATGGTCACCATCGCCGGCGTCGCCGCCGGGATGCGCAACACCGGCTAGTGAGTCTCATCGCGGCCCCGTTGATCGGGGCCGCTTTTTTATGTATTCCCCCACAAAAAAGGGCGCCGCGGTAAAGCGACGCCCTTTTTCAATGGAACAAACCCGTCAGGCGGCGGCCACCGGGCGCACGCCCAGCGTGTGACAGATGGCGTAGCTCATCTCGGCGCGGTTCAGGGTATAGAAGTGGAAATCTTTCACCCCTTCCCGGCTGAGGATCTTCACCATGTCCATGGCGATGTTGGCGCCGACCATTTTGCGGGTCTCCGCATCATCGTCCAGCCCTTCGAACATGCTGGTCATCCAGCTTGGCACCCGCACGTTGGTCATGGTGGCGAAGCGCTGCAGCTGCTTGAAGTTGGACACCGGCAGAATACCTGGCACGATTTCCACGTCGATACCGGCGGCGACGCAACGATCGCGGAAGCGAAGGTAGCTCTCGACGTCAAAGAAGAACTGGGTGATGGCGCGGCTGGCACCGGCGTCAATCTTGCGCTTCAGGTTGATTAAATCGGCCTGGGCGCTCTTCGCCTCCGGGTGCACTTCCGGATAGGCGGCGACGGAAATGTCGAAGTCGCCCACGTCTTTCAGCAGCGCCACCAGATCGGTCGCGTACATTTCCGGCTTGCCGCCGCCCGGAGGCAGATCGCCGCGCAGCGCCACGATATGGCGGATGCCGCTGTTCCAGTAGTCGGTCGCGATGTCGCGCAGCTGCGCCGGGCTGGCGTCGATACAGGTCAGGTGCGGCGCCGCCTCCAGGCCGGTGCGTTCCTTAATCCCCTTGATGATGCTGTGGGTGCGATCGCGCTCGCCGGAGTTGGCGCCGTAGGTGACGGAAACGAATTTGGGTTTGAGGATGCTCAGACGATCGATCGACTGCCACAGGGTCTCTTCCATCTCGCTGGTGCGTGGCGGGAAGAATTCGAATGACACGTTAATCTGGCCGTTCAACTCCGCCAGACTCTGATTCAGCGCTTCCCGCTGGTTTGCGTGGAAAAAACTCATACCCTGCTCACCTCTTATCGATCACTGTTTTTATTTCATCTTGATGAGCGTCTATACGTTTAGACGTCTAGATAGAAAATGCCGCATGTTGGCTAAAGAGTCAACAGGAAAATGAGGGGAATAAGATGATTAATCCTCACCCGCTCAA
The sequence above is drawn from the Serratia sp. FDAARGOS_506 genome and encodes:
- the argE gene encoding acetylornithine deacetylase — its product is MKLPPFIELYRALIATPSISATDAGLDQSNEALINLLAGWFADLGFRVDVQPVPESRHKFNLLASIGEGSGGLLLAGHTDTVPYDEGRWTRDPFTLTEHDNKLYGLGTADMKGFFAFILDAVRDIDASKLTKPLYILATADEETTMAGARYFAASTAIRPDFAIIGEPTSLQPVRAHKGHMANAIRIVGQSGHSSDPARGVNAIDLMHESIGRLMELRKTLQERYNNPAFAVPYPTMNFGHISGGDAANRICACCELHLDIRPLPGMTLDNINELMHQALEPVSQRWPGRLTIEELHASVPGYECPTDHRMVAVIEELLGTRTQVVNYCTEAPFVQQICPTLVLGPGSIDQAHQPDEYIDTAFIEPTRKLLGQLVNHFCRQ
- a CDS encoding dihydrolipoyl dehydrogenase; the encoded protein is MKLLNVDVAVIGGGTAGLGAYRAAKLSTPSVVMIEGGPYGTTCARVGCMPSKLLIAAAEAVHQIERAPGFGVHPTGNTRIDGREVMARVKRERDRFVGFVLEGVDEIPAGDKIQGYARFIDDNTLQVDEHTRIVAQRIVIATGSRPSWPAPWNELGDRLIVNDDLFNWDDLPQSVAVFGPGVIGLELGQALHRLGVDTKVFGIGGAVGPLTDSAVRDYAAKALGEEFYLDADVKVEMMQREGDKVFIRYRDLQGQPQEILVDYVLAATGRRPNVDRLGLENTGLQLDARGVPLADRLTMQTSVPHIFIAGDASNQLPLLHEASDQARIAGANAGSFPEINPGLRRSAISVVFSDPQIAMVGSTFRELSEKFSACGCFEVGNVSFENQGRSRVMLRNKGILHVYGEQGTGRFLGAEMIGPDAEHIAHLLAWAHQQQMTVDQMLDMPFYHPVIEEGLRTALRDLQAKLKLGTAEIERCQRCPGE
- a CDS encoding type II toxin-antitoxin system HicB family antitoxin translates to MEKHEHYTYRITWSAEDREYVGLCAEFPSLSWLAATRTGALEGIEKVVSETIADMLAQGETPPQALAEKNFSGKLVLRMTPEQHRRLAIGAMEEGVSLNRYLCARLAG
- the argH gene encoding argininosuccinate lyase, whose product is MALWGGRFTQAADQRFKQLNDSLRFDYRLAEQDIVGSVAWSKALVTVNVLTAAEQQRLEQALNALLTEVQADPLAIVQSDAEDIHSWVEQKLIEKVGDLGKKLHTGRSRNDQVATDLKLWCKQQIGDLHQAIVQLQQALVETAEANQDAVMPGYTHLQRAQPVTFAHWCLAYVEMLARDESRLQDTLKRLDVSPLGSGALAGTAYPIDREQLAGWLGFASATRNSLDSVSDRDHVLELLSNAAISMVHLSRFAEDLIFFNSGEAAFVELSDRVTSGSSLMPQKKNPDALELIRGKCGRVQGALTGMMMTLKGLPLAYNKDMQEDKEGLFDALDTWMDCLQMAALVLDGIQVKRPRCQEAAEQGYANATELADYLVAKGVPFREAHHIVGEAVVEAIRQGKPLEALPLADLQQFSATIGDDVYPILALQSCLDKRAAKGGVAPQQVAAAIAAAKQRLA
- a CDS encoding toxin HicA gives rise to the protein MNEIRDDIADLQQRQNSIKFAELAKICVRWFGPPRINGSSHHVYRMPWSGDPRINIQRGNNGAAKAYQFKQVIAALARMEEEHGKA
- the argB gene encoding acetylglutamate kinase, with amino-acid sequence MNPLIIKLGGVLLDSEEALERLFTALDSYRQQHQRPLVIVHGGGCVVDELMKQLSLPVVKKNGLRVTPADQIDIITGALAGTANKTLLAWAIKHQINAVGLSLADGGSAVVTPLDPALGHVGNAQPGSPALLNTLLGAGYLPVVSSIGITAEGQLMNVNADQAATALAATLGADLILLSDVSGILDGKGQRIAEMTAQKAEQLIAQGIITDGMVVKVNAALDAARTLGRPVDIASWRHADQLPALFNGVSIGTRILA
- a CDS encoding argininosuccinate synthase, whose amino-acid sequence is MQNQGIKKIVLAYSGGLDTSAIIPWLKENYGGCEVVAFVADIGQERSDLEGVEQKALQSGASECHVVDLREEFIRDYVYPVLQTGALYEGSYLLGTSMARPIIAKAQVELALKVGADALCHGATGKGNDQVRFETTYTALAPQLKVVAPWREWNLRSREALLDYLKERNIPTTASLEKIYSRDENAWHISTEGGVLESPWNAPNKDCWVWTVDPQEAPDQPEQVTVTVEKGRVVAVNGKALSPYQCLETLNALGAKHGVGRIDIVENRLVGIKSRGCYETPGGTIMVAALRAVEQLVLDRDSFKWREQLGLEMSYVVYDGRWFAPLRRSLQASAEALAEEVNGEVVLQLYKGQVTAIQKKSANSLYSEEFATFGEDEVYDHSHAGGFIRLFSLSSRIRALNEKKNK
- the argC gene encoding N-acetyl-gamma-glutamyl-phosphate reductase, whose product is MLNTLIVGASGYAGAELTAYLNRHPHMNITALAVSAQSADAGKLLSDLHPQLKGIVDLPLQPLTDVTKAAQDIDVVFLATAHEVSHDIAPVFLAAGCVVFDLSGAFRVQDAGFYTQYYGFEHQHGALLEQAVYGLAEWQSDKIKQAQLIAVPGCYPTAAQLALKPLIEKQLLNLDQWPVINATSGVSGAGRKASMTTSFCEVSLQPYGIFTHRHQPEIAAHLGVPVIFTPHLGNFPRGILETITCRLKAGVTAQDVAAAYHAAYDDKPLVRLYDQGVPALKAVVGLPFCDIGFAVQGEHLIAVAVEDNLLKGAAAQAVQCLNIRFGFPETQSLL